One Stegostoma tigrinum isolate sSteTig4 unplaced genomic scaffold, sSteTig4.hap1 scaffold_179, whole genome shotgun sequence genomic window, GAATCCATTGCCTGGAAATGCACAAACTCGTGAAGAAGCAACCGCATCACCAATAACAAATATAAAACATTGCTAGGGTTCATGTGTGCAAGAATTTCTGTTATTGCTATTTTAAGGACAGTTTTCAAGAAAATTTCTTCACGTGACTGAAAGTTCAAATCACCAGAGGAGTGTTGTCATAAAGGATCAGGcattttttaactgaattcacaAAATAAACAGAGATCTCTTCGACCATCCTGTAAAAATACTTGATCACACTATGTTTAGTCACGCCAAAGGAGACTTGCTTGGAACCTATGGGATGATGTTTTCAGGAATATAGTCCAATATAATAAGTCGCTATAATTTGACTGTAGAAAAAAATGAACGAAGCTCTACTGCTCCAGAAAGTATACAAGGAATTTACAGCTACTAAAGAGTGCATGTAGGCAGGAAATATTCCTGTGCTAAGTAGGAAACTGTTAAAATTGAATGTGTTGTACGGAATCCGTTACCAGTGAACTAAcactgttcacaataaataaAATGACACAATGATTCTGAAAATAAAACGCAATCTATAATATTGAAGAATTTATCTTGAGCAAATATCACAATGCTTGACTGGGTCTGTGCAACCATAACATGCAGATCGTTCATTTAAAGTGTGTTGAACGTCTCAGGAAGAATGGCAACTAAGATTCAATGAGCAGTAAACACTTGGAGAGAATACAGATGAGGATTAAATAACTTGTAAGCAATACTTTGACCGGACACTAATCCAAAATTTAATGGCTGGTTTGTGCAGAAAacacagtcaacacggctttgtgaggggtaggtcatgccttacaaaccttatcgagttttttgaggatgtgactagaaaagttgatgagggtcaagctgtggatgtggtgtatatggacttcagtaaggcatttgataaggttacccacggtaggctcattcagaaggtcaggaggaatgggtacAGGGGAActcagctgcttggatacagaattggctggccaacagaagacagcgagtggtagtagaaggaaaatattctgcctggaagtcagtggtgagtggagttccacagggctctgtccttgggcctctactgtttgtaatttttatgaatgacttggacgagggaattgaaggatgggtcagcaagtttgcagacgacacaaagttcggacgtgtcgttgacagtgtagagggctgttgtaggctgcagcgggacattgacaggatgcagagatgggctgagaggtggcagatggagttcaacctggataaatgcgaggtgatgcattttggaaggtcgaatttgaaagctgagtacaggattaaggataggattcttggcagcgtggaggaacagagggatcttggtgtgcagatacatagatcccttaaaatggccacccaagtggacagggttgttaagaaagcttatggtgttttggctttcattaacagggggattgagtttaagagtcgtgagatcttgttgcagctctataaaacgttggttagaccgcacttggaatactgcgtccagttctgggcgcccaattatatgaaagatgtggatgctttggagagggttcagaggaggtttaccaggatgctgcctggactggagggcttatcttatgaagagaggttgactgagctcggtctcttttcattggagaaaaggaggaggagaggggacctaattgaggtatacaagataatgagcggcatagatagagttgatagccagaaactatttcccagggcagaaatggctagcacgaggggtcatagttttaagctggttggtggaaagtatagaggggatgtcagaggcaggttctttacgcagagagttgtgagagcatggaatgcgttgccagcagcagttatggaagcaatgtcattgggctcatttaagagactgctggacatatatatggtcacagaaatttgagggtgcatacatgaggatcaatggtcggcacaacattgtggtctgaagggcctgttctgtgctgtactgttctatgttctgtgttctaaatatAACTATGTTCCTTCTGCAGTGATTGGgtgttattttaattttaaaatgtaacaaatgTCATTGAAACCATGGTTTTCATCAACGCATAAAAAATAGCCGTACATCAGCTGCAGTCATTTGTATGCTTCATTAAATGCAGTTAACAGAAAGGATCAAATCACATAATTATGTCCCTGGAGTTCACCAAAACCAATAACAGTCACCACTTTTCGGTGAAATTCAGATTACATTCAAAGCTTCTGATAGAAATGCATGGAGTACCATCAGGTCTCGTATTTATCATTTACTATCCGATCATTGCATCTGTCGGGATTCCAGGTAAAATGGTGTCATTTGAAAATAACTGTGTGAAGCATCATTTACTACAATAATTCATCCATTTTAACAATAGGCTTTTTTGTATGtgcatgagattttttttaatttcactggCATAATGCATTTTCTGCAAATGCTATCGTTTTTCGTATTTTACTGCATGCGTTTTCTATTTTAACTATATTAAGTTGTCATTTCATCACCATAATTTCTGTTCATTATATTGCATTGTAATCCATTTTCCACAATATTTCTTTCAGtattctctccctttttattttccttttattataTCTTATCTTTTCTGCTTCAGTTACTATTTTATTGTTTTAATAATATTATCGCTCTTAATCACTGCTAACGTCTCACGTTGAATGTTGTTCTGTTGTTTGGCTTTGACAGATCCTGCGATGAACAACTATGCTGTTACCTGTTTGGAAATGCAAACTATTCGTGTTTTTGATAATATTGTTGCGGGAgaattgcagaaaaaaaatctattgagGAATTAATCATTTCCATCTAATGAATCCGCGGGCAGTATCACAGTTAAATTGACTTCCGTTATAAAACTGCCATTATTAGTGTGAATGATTTCAAACATTTTTCTAACTGTATAGAAATATATTGTGCTGTTGAACTTGACAAAAATACGTCAAGTACGACAAAGGATTACTTGATTAATTGGACTGAACTACTGAGTAATTTCTGGCTGAAATCACTGAATGAGTTTGCTGAAAGCGTATTATTATCACCACGATGTTGGCAGATACATAATCAGTCCTTTATTTGGCATTTAATAGAAATTTGGATTTACTTGTAGCTTTCATGGCACCGTGAGTCCACCTTCAGTCAGTAGGAAAAACTGCTCCCTAGTGTAAGCAATCATGTAGGTCGAATGTTTGCTAATTTCTAACTCGCAGAGCATATATTTTTCACGAGAAACTcagaaattgctcgagaaactcaCAAGTCTGATAGCGTCTATAGGAAAGAAAAGAGTTACCATTTCAAATCCAgtaaaccttcctcagaactgacagatTGACCACAATTTCAACCAGTCAAACAAGCACTTCTTCGTTCAGAGTCTTCGCTTTCCCAATTACTTTTGTAGATGTATCTAAATGGTTAAATCCTGCATTTGTAATTTTCTTCTGCCGATTGTATCTGGCAAAGCCTTggactgttcaatctttcctgttcTCCAGCTTGAGTGAAACTCCACAACAATTGGAAAACCTCAAAAGCAATTAAAGCTTCTTAATTCAAATATTGACATTGCATAAAATTAACAAAGCCAAGACAGCACAGTGCAGCAGGAGGAATTCGTTAGTTTGATCAATGGCTATCAATGGCTgcaaaattaaaggcattgctTTTCTCCTATTGAATTGTCATCACATGTTAATTCATATGATTCAGTACGACACTGAAGATCCTAGTTGACATCGATGATAAAGTGGCACTTTCAGGTTGGAATCCATGTTTTTGTCAATGTTGTCGTATTTTCAATGTCACTTTGTTATAATTTGGATTTCGTACATTTTTATTACATATTATCTGATTGACTGGACTCACACGGCTATGCTAATTCCAGGACAAGAAAAGAGTTTGTTCAACATAGATTTTTTTAACTTATGTTTGCATCCTAATCTTTATTATTCACACATTTATTCTTCATGTttgatttgttttgctttgttaagagtaaaaaaaaaatcattcttgttCTCACAGTACACTTTCTCTCTACATTGCAGCTAACCTGGTTGTGATTCTGACGCTGTGTCACAGACGATGTGGTCTTTCTGGATGTATTATTTATTACGTGGTGTCCATGGCAACGGCAGATCTATTCGTAATGATCACGGCTGTACTATTGAACCGGATAGCTGGAATTTATTTTCCAACTAGTTTTCTGTCAATTACACCAGTGTGCAGTCTTCgcaatgcctttaattttgcAGCCATTGATAGTTCTGCTTGGTTAACTGTAGCGTTTACCTTTGAtagatttgtggccatttgttgccagaaactgaaaATTAAATATTGCACTCAGAAGACAGCAGCTTGGGTTGTAGGAACTGTGTCCACACTGGCCTTCTTTAAAAATATCGCCAGATATTTTGTTTATGAACCAACAGTTGTTATTAATGACATGCCTTGGTACTGTGGTATTAAGGTAATATTTTATACATCACCTGTGTGGGTCGGATATGATTTGATTAGTTCCATTTTAACCCCATGTATCCCATTCATTCTAATTTTACTACTGAATGCTCTGACCGTGAGACATATTGTAGCAGCCAATGGAACCCGCAGGAGACTCTGGGCCCAGAACAGTGGAGAGAATCAAAGTGACCCAGAGTTGGTGAAGCGACGAAAGTccattattttgctttttgccATCTCTGGAAGTTTCATACTGTTATATGCATTATTTTTTATAACAATACTCTATGTCAGAATTACAAACGCTACTTATACTTCAGGGTCCAATTCCAGTGTTTCCACGTATATTCTCAATGAAGTAGCATTTATGCTTCAGTTTTTGAGTTCTTGCACCAATCCGTTTATTTATGCTGGGACCCAGAGTAAATTTAGAGTCGAGTTGAAGAATGGGATGAAATATCCACTCAActtgtttgttcatttttttgcCTCTCGAAAGTAGGAAAATCCATCATGAACTAGCAACCATTGCATTTACTTATCCTTGTCATGCCAGGTGGAAATTACAGTCAGATATCTGAAGGGCAAGTTCACAACTTATCTCGACTAATTTGTTTGCAATTGGTTTTCAATCACTCGTAGCTGACCTATTAACTGATACTGTTGATAGGCTCAACATATATATAGAAGGGAATCATATTTTCAAATATGACAGGGTGTAGTTCTAGGTCTTTTCAAATATTAACCACATCAGCTGTTCTAGTTTTGTTTAGGCCAGTACTTCAGCAAAATCCCCATCACTTGCTGCTCCTTCATTCTTACCCAGCCCTTCAGGACCATATCTCCCTGGCTGACCGCCTTCATAGAGTTTGGACCCTGACGAGCTCTGCCTAAGATACGTTTGAACTGTCTGCTCTCATGGATCGAAGTGATGGCTTGATGGACAACGATGCGTACGTTATGTCATTTGATTCTGTTTCGTTCCTACAAAAGCAATGTTGGAAGAATTACATGGCCATTCATGTAATTTTACACAGATACAATATAATAACTAACAATTAGCAGAAGCTCGGCTTTGATGAcgatttgaatattttaattgacttaaaacaaaataacattttaaacaaaacattttgtcATGATCTCAATCGCAGACTTTACTATGTATTATTTAACTCTGCATTGGAATATGCTCCATATTTCAGACACTTTTCAAAATACTTTTCATTGATGTTCATATTTAACTTTTGGATTGAAAAAAGAAGTGGCTTGTGATTGagaagaacaggcagggaattgCCACTGAAACAGGAAGGTGAGGTGGCCTGAAATGTACGAGCTGTGATAGACAAAGTAGATGAATTTAGAGCTTTGGTTAGTACTTCAAACAATGAATTATTGCAATTATGGAAACTTggctgaaagagagacagaacatTCAGCTGAATCTCCGAGGATTTAGATGGTTAGGTGTGGTAGAGGAAACTTAAAAGGGGTGGGGGTGCAGCATTACGGCTAAgggaggatatcacagctgtgctgaggaGGATACATCAGAAGACTCATGCAGCAAGACAATATGTGTAGAGCTCAGGagtaggaaaggtgaaatcacaatgctggtgTTATACTGCAGGCCTCCCAACAATAGAGGAGAGACTATGTAGACTATTATGGAAAGGTGTTAAAACggcagggttgttgtggtgggtgattttaacttctcctATAATGACTGAGACTTCATCCGAGGGGCTGGATAGGgaagaatttgtaaggaccaggAGGGTTTCTTGGCACTGTATATCAGAGAAGTAGTTATGCTGAACCTGGTTTCACAAAATGATCCCAGTCAGGTGAATGAAAGTTCAGTCGGAGAACAATTGAGGAGTAGTGACTTTAATACcgtgagttttaagatactcctGGCTAGGGATAACAGCAGATCTTGGGTGATGGGTGTTAAATTCAAGGAATTTACTCGGCATGAACTGGAGATCTttggaggcagctgtttgagagtaaatcaCATCGGACATGTGAGTGTATTGCAAATTGCAGTTGAtaagactggcacattccaacgAGAATAAAGGACAGGTGATGCAAGTTATAAGAAACATGGATGACGAAAagtgttatgaccttggtcaaataGAAAACGGAAGCATACTTAAGGTCTAGGAGGATAGCACCTGTCGAAGTCTTGAACTATGTAAATAAAGTTGGAAAGtacttaaacaagaaattagaagGGTCAAGAAGAGTGTTCATGAAAG contains:
- the LOC132207847 gene encoding probable G-protein coupled receptor 139, which translates into the protein MHGVPSGLVFIIYYPIIASVGIPANLVVILTLCHRRCGLSGCIIYYVVSMATADLFVMITAVLLNRIAGIYFPTSFLSITPVCSLRNAFNFAAIDSSAWLTVAFTFDRFVAICCQKLKIKYCTQKTAAWVVGTVSTLAFFKNIARYFVYEPTVVINDMPWYCGIKVIFYTSPVWVGYDLISSILTPCIPFILILLLNALTVRHIVAANGTRRRLWAQNSGENQSDPELVKRRKSIILLFAISGSFILLYALFFITILYVRITNATYTSGSNSSVSTYILNEVAFMLQFLSSCTNPFIYAGTQSKFRVELKNGMKYPLNLFVHFFASRK